Genomic window (Raphanus sativus cultivar WK10039 unplaced genomic scaffold, ASM80110v3 Scaffold4483, whole genome shotgun sequence):
aattttttattttaaaatatatttttaaaatttagataattcttatcattattaattttaatcggttaattaatcataaaattaaaattcgtaATCAGTCTAagttttaacgtgagagctccgttgcgaaacaTCACTtggcaaataatagtatatatgaCTTAATAATCATCACATTCAtgtaaattagtttataaataatttcacaCTACATTTCTAGATGAAAATCATCACTATTTTTTAATACAAAAGCCAGAATCCCATAAATCGATTTTATGTATTGGTTCAGgattaaaataatgtaaaaggCCCAGTGTATTTATAATGGGCTGAAACTTAAAAGCGAACATCCTGCTCGCTCCAGTAAGAAACAAATCAATCTGTTTTTTCCCGGTTTAAATTGAATCGATGTAAACCGGAAAAGGAGATTCCAAAATTGAAATTGATAAAagagatcttcttcttcttcttcgttcgCCGGATGTGCTCGAGTCATCAGATCTCCGCCTATGATTGGTTAATTGGCAATGGCGTGTTAAGTGTATCAACCTGTGAGGCGCACTAGATTCTTCACACCTTCATCTCTCTTCTACATTACGAGTATGGATTTGCTCATCTCTCACTCACTCTCCTCCATTATTCGATTCGGTTAATGCTTGATTTAGGGTTTGTTGATAGGAAATGGCGTTGAAGCGAGGATTAACCGGAGTTAACCGGattagaggaggaggaggaggtggatcTCGATCTGCAGTTGTGATCCTCGTCTTTCTATGTGTGTTGGCACCTCTCATCTTCTTCGTTGGTCGTGGAGTATACTTCGATTCCTCCTCTAACGGTAttactacattttttttttaattcgattTTGTGataatattttgcattttaTCTGATTAGCTTACTTTTGATTACTGCTGCAGACTATTCAAATGCTAGTTCTGTGAAGCAGGTGGGGATGAAACTCTCTTTCTTATATGTTATCTACATGTGTATGTTTCATCATCACAAGTAATGATGTTTAAAATTGGAATATTGGATTGGTTGGTTTGCAGAGTCTTGTGGACTGGAGAGAGCGCTTAGCTATGCGATCTCTTAGATCTCTTTTCTCTAAAGAGGCAAGTCTCTAGATCACTGATAGCtagcttttgtttggtttgtttctttctaatttttttactcTTCAGGTACTAGATGTTATCACAGCTAGCACAGCTGATTTGGGTCCTTTTAGCCTTGATTCTTTCAAGAAAAACAATTTGTCTCCATCATGGCGTCAAGTGGAGGAAGTAGACACCTCCTTTAAGGTGTGCAGTTTAGTTTGCAACCTTTGAGTTTCTATCCTCTTCTTTTGGCTTATAGTTTTCATCTACTTGAAGCAGAATCAGACAACATCTAGTATCGTTAATGCAAAACGTGACACTACTACTACTTCAAAAGGTAGTGCCTTTTATTGTGAAGTTGCAATCTTGATACCCTctctcattcttcttcttccctatTATCACTGATGTGCAGGTGGCAGCCATCAGAAAGTTGAGACACCTGAAAAGTTATACAGAAGGGTAATTATCAGTTTACTTTACCTTAACTTCATACTCTTGATGATGCATCATACGTTTATTTAccttatctattttttttttttgaaatttttagcAACTAAGAGAGAAAAGACGTGAGAGGCGAGCTAACGAGTTAGTTCAGCACAATGACGACACCATTTTGAAACTCGAAAATGCGGCCATCGAACGCTCCAAGTCTGTTGATTCTGCAGTCCTTGGAAAATACAGTATCTGGAGAAGAGAGAACGACAACGACAACTCTGATTCTAATATACGTTTGATGAGGGATCAAGTGATCATGGCTAGAGTCTATAGTGGTCTCGCAAAGCTGAAGAAGAACAAGACTGACTTGTTTCAAGAGCTCCAGGCCCGGATTAAAGACAGCCAACGTGTTTTGGGTGAATCAACAACCGATGCAGATCTTCCTCGGAGGTAACAGATCTTCTTTACGTTTCTGTTATTATTTccacttatgttttttttttaaactgatacCTCTCATTAACGTTTCATTCTCAGTGCACATGATAAACTGAGAGACATGGGTCAAGTCTTGTCTAAAGCTAAGATGCAGTTGTATGACTGCAAGCTGGTTACTGGAAAGCTGAGAGCAATGCTTCAAACCGCTGATGAACAAGTCAGGAGCTTGAAGAAGCAGAGTACTTTTCTGGCTCAGTTAGCTGCCAAAACCATTCCAAATGCTATCCATTGCCTGTCGATGCGCTTGACCATCGATTACTATCTTCTTTCTCCGGAGAAACGAAAGTTCCCTCGCAGTGAAAACCTaaagaaccctaatctttaccATTATGCCTTGTTTTCTGACAACGTGTTAGCTGCATCAGTGGTTGTTAACTCAACCATCATGAACGCCAAGGTAAACAGTAATCTACTCTCTCTCTTGAATTCGTGCTCATACTAAACAGACTTGTCCCTGTTTGTGCAGGATCCTTCGAAGCATGTGTTTCACCTTGTGACGGATAAACTCAACTTCGGAGCAATGAACATGTGGTTCCTCCTAAACCCACCTGGAAAGGCAACCATACACGTGGAAAACGTGGACGAGTTTAAGTGGCTCAACTCATCTTACTGCCCTGTTCTTCGTCAGCTTGAATCTGCAGCAATGAAGGAATTCTATTTCAAAGCAGATCATCCAACTTCAGGCTCTTCCAATCTCAAATACAGAAACCCAAAGTACCTCTCCATGTTGAATCACTTGAGATTCTACCTCCCTGAGGTTTATCCCAAGCTGAACAAAATCCTCTTCCTGGACGACGACATCATCGTCCAGAAAGACCTGACTCCACTCTGGGAAGTCAACCTGAACGGCAAAGTCAACGGAGCGGTCGAAACCTGCGGGGAGAGTTTCCACAGGTTCGACAAGTATCTCAACTTCTCGAACCCTCACATCGCGAGGAACTTCAATCCAAACGCATGTGGATGGGCTTATGGGATGAACATGTTCGACCTAAAGGAGTGGAAGAAGAGAGACATCACTGGTATCTACCATAAGTGGCAAAACATGGTAAACAAACAACTCTTAAACCCTTTGCATCAAAACATGTTTGAGTAATGGTTTGCTCATTATGGTTATGTGTTTAGAATGAGAACAGGACACTATGGAAGCTAGGGACACTACCACCAGGATTAATAACGTTTTACGGATTAACACATCCTTTGAACAAGGCGTGGCACGTGCTGGGACTTGGATATAACCCGAGTATCGCTAAGAAGGACATTGAGAATGCAGCAGTGGTTCACTATAACGGGAACATGAAACCGTGGTTGGAGTTGGCTATGTCCAAGTATCGACCGTATTGGACCAAGTATATCCAGTTTGATCACCCTTATCTTCGTCGATGCAACCTTCatgaataaaaatttcaaattaaatctTTGTTTAGATGATTTGAGGTAATTACTCCTAATCTTAATGTTGTTCGCCTCATTGCGTTCCTCCTTATTTTGCACACACTGTTAATTGTTTATTCATATCTTTGTTTAGTCATTTTTTATTGTTCTGAGTTAAAAACACTTTTGTTATTCAGTTTCTTTCGATAATATCTTAATGGAGAGATCCTGGTGTAAGGACCTGTGAAAGAATGTAACTATTTTACTTATACAAACATTGTTGTAAGTATTTAAACCCAGAGACTACCCTATCCAGAgattctacaaaaaaaatcaataaattttattaaaacatccAACCAAACTTTGGTCTTGACTtcgttattaattttttttttgtagtcgAATCcttcaaattataatttttaacttaCCATCGTATCAATTTCTATGTTATTGTTTTTGTTGGTAGTATTGATATTTTGgtataaaaaattcaatattatcTATCCAAAACAATAACATAGAAATTGATATGATGATacgttaaaaattataatttgaagGATTCGACTACAAAAGAAATTAAGAATGAAGTTTACACCAAAGTTTGGTtgaatgttttaatatattgacATCAGTGATCTTTGTCTTTTTAAATAATCGAAGTGATTTTCTGCACTACACGAATAGTAGTCGCACACATTGTTTACACAATAAAAGTTTTCCAAAGAGATAAATCTTGTTCTTTAGTTAGATGTATATTCAAGAAGaaatatcatcaaaaaaaattgttcaagAAATCATCGAACAACCTTGATAGTCACTACAACGAAAATCGAAGCAGAAAGAATATATATCCGATTACAAAAGTCGGAAATACAAAAATACATCGggaactttgaaaaaaaaagaataaaaccataatactaaaaaaaaaactattgaagATAAATCTCAGAATCGGTACTACGAAATCTACCATTGCAAGCACAAAAAATCTCTTTTTCCCTCTCCCGGCTAAGGTTTTTAATGTGTCATCACCACACAGTAATATTGATTATGATAATACACAAATGTTTAAATTACCAGTTTATAGTTTATCCTACGATATCAGAGAactgaaataaaaatttaaagtcgTATAAagtaataaaactaaaaaaaacttcCATGTTCTTTTTCTCAAtccattattttattaaaatatatttgatgataGTAACAAAGAAAGAATCAAATTTGGCATTTAAAAGTGCAGAGGCAGGTATTGGCGGGTCCTGGCCCTCCTAGACATGTCCCTCTCCCCGCTCTCTCTCCCCACTTTGCAGTACATTGTTGGGCACACTGTGGAGGTACACAAGGAGTTGCTCCTATAAAACGTTCATGACACAATTGTTGTCCTTGTGTGTCCTTCATCACCATCCCTAACAACagatattttaaacaaaaattaatataatctCAATTCATGTcctaataaaaatgaaaagatgatgaaccaaaaactcatcaaataaaaaagaagaaacaggaacgtatttaatattttttaacagatttaatatattttaagatgTTTAAACAGACCTAGAACTAGAACGATCATAATGATAGCAAAAATTGTGTTTTTAGCCATTTTGCCTGATACAGTAGAAATGAATGGATGTAGTTGTATGTATTGCACTTGTgaacatcatatatatataaataagaaattcAACGCATACAAATATTGATATCACAAACTGTAATAAATGGAAAGAAAAGGTCAAATAgtaattaattagatttttgaATAAGACAAGTCATAGAGaaagatatctacaaattaactaaaagtaaaaaaaactatatggatataataaatcataattaatggTGTAACATGAGTGAAAtcttgaaaaagaaaatcatggaaTATTGAATAGATGCTTGAAAATCATCAGgatatagtaatattttatttagaaatttaatagAGTAAACTTTTTCAACATATTGTACTGAATGAAAAGAGAGACCACCAAAACCATATTGTAGGTTATTATTAACTATTATAGCTTTG
Coding sequences:
- the LOC130507414 gene encoding polygalacturonate 4-alpha-galacturonosyltransferase-like isoform X1: MALKRGLTGVNRIRGGGGGGSRSAVVILVFLCVLAPLIFFVGRGVYFDSSSNDYSNASSVKQSLVDWRERLAMRSLRSLFSKEVLDVITASTADLGPFSLDSFKKNNLSPSWRQVEEVDTSFKQNQTTSSIVNAKRDTTTTSKGGSHQKVETPEKLYRRQLREKRRERRANELVQHNDDTILKLENAAIERSKSVDSAVLGKYSIWRRENDNDNSDSNIRLMRDQVIMARVYSGLAKLKKNKTDLFQELQARIKDSQRVLGESTTDADLPRSAHDKLRDMGQVLSKAKMQLYDCKLVTGKLRAMLQTADEQVRSLKKQSTFLAQLAAKTIPNAIHCLSMRLTIDYYLLSPEKRKFPRSENLKNPNLYHYALFSDNVLAASVVVNSTIMNAKDPSKHVFHLVTDKLNFGAMNMWFLLNPPGKATIHVENVDEFKWLNSSYCPVLRQLESAAMKEFYFKADHPTSGSSNLKYRNPKYLSMLNHLRFYLPEVYPKLNKILFLDDDIIVQKDLTPLWEVNLNGKVNGAVETCGESFHRFDKYLNFSNPHIARNFNPNACGWAYGMNMFDLKEWKKRDITGIYHKWQNMNENRTLWKLGTLPPGLITFYGLTHPLNKAWHVLGLGYNPSIAKKDIENAAVVHYNGNMKPWLELAMSKYRPYWTKYIQFDHPYLRRCNLHE
- the LOC130507414 gene encoding polygalacturonate 4-alpha-galacturonosyltransferase-like isoform X2, translating into MALKRGLTGVNRIRGGGGGGSRSAVVILVFLCVLAPLIFFVGRGVYFDSSSNDYSNASSVKQSLVDWRERLAMRSLRSLFSKEVLDVITASTADLGPFSLDSFKKNNLSPSWRQVEEVDTSFKNQTTSSIVNAKRDTTTTSKGGSHQKVETPEKLYRRQLREKRRERRANELVQHNDDTILKLENAAIERSKSVDSAVLGKYSIWRRENDNDNSDSNIRLMRDQVIMARVYSGLAKLKKNKTDLFQELQARIKDSQRVLGESTTDADLPRSAHDKLRDMGQVLSKAKMQLYDCKLVTGKLRAMLQTADEQVRSLKKQSTFLAQLAAKTIPNAIHCLSMRLTIDYYLLSPEKRKFPRSENLKNPNLYHYALFSDNVLAASVVVNSTIMNAKDPSKHVFHLVTDKLNFGAMNMWFLLNPPGKATIHVENVDEFKWLNSSYCPVLRQLESAAMKEFYFKADHPTSGSSNLKYRNPKYLSMLNHLRFYLPEVYPKLNKILFLDDDIIVQKDLTPLWEVNLNGKVNGAVETCGESFHRFDKYLNFSNPHIARNFNPNACGWAYGMNMFDLKEWKKRDITGIYHKWQNMNENRTLWKLGTLPPGLITFYGLTHPLNKAWHVLGLGYNPSIAKKDIENAAVVHYNGNMKPWLELAMSKYRPYWTKYIQFDHPYLRRCNLHE